One Cucumis sativus cultivar 9930 chromosome 1, Cucumber_9930_V3, whole genome shotgun sequence DNA segment encodes these proteins:
- the LOC101213902 gene encoding probable acyl-activating enzyme 17, peroxisomal, which translates to MDYKPLDSITVIDIEALGVGSQLAKQLHGSLGEIIRTYGNGTPATWLHISKKLLTPDLPFSFHQMMYYGCYKNFGPDPPAWIPEPENAVFTNVGKLLEKRGKEFMGSSYSDPLSSFSSFQEFSVSNPEVYWRTVLDEMNITFSKPPNCILQINDSPESKFSSPGGQWLPGAVFNPAKDCLSLNENRSLDDVAIIWRDEGYDDLPLKRLTLRELRAEVWLVAHALNSIGFEKGTAIAIDMPMNVNAVVIYLAIVLAGHVVVSIADSFAAREISTRLDISKAKAIFTQDLIIRGDKSIPLYSRVVDAQAPLAIVIPTNSTGFSMKLRDGDISWHAFLDKVKDLKGVEFDAVEQSAESFTNILFSSGTTGEPKAIPWTLVTPLKAAADAWCHMDIHKGDVVAWPTNLGWMMGPWLVYASLLNKASMALYNGSPLSSGFVKFIQDAKTTMLGVIPSIVRSWKSTNCTSGYDWSSIRCFASTGEASSVDEYLWLMGRACYKPIIEYCGGTEIGGGFVTGSMLQAQALAAFSTPAMGCSLFILGDDGSPIPQNMPGIGELALGPFMFGASSSLLNADHYDIYFKGMPIWNGMLMRRHGDLFERSPRGFYRAHGRADDTMNLGGIKVSSVEIERICNTVNNSILETAAIGVPPQGGGPERLVIAIVFKNPSETSIDLDKLKQSFNSAIQKNLNPLFRVHRVVPYPSLPRTATNKVMRRILRQQLTLEHKTKL; encoded by the exons ATGGATTACAAACCTCTGGATTCCATTACTGTGATTGATATCGAAGCTCTCGGAGTTGGTTCTCAACTTGCCAAGCAACTCCATGGAAGTTTGGGGGAAATCATTCGTACTTATGGGAATGGAACTCCTGCGACTTGGCTCCATATATCCAAGAAACTCCTTACCCCCGACCTTCCCTTCTCCTTTCATCAAATGATGTATTACGGTTGTTACAAAAACTTTGGTCCGGATCCGCCTGCTTGGATTCCTGAACC GGAGAATGCAGTGTTCACAAATGTCGGCAAGCTATTGGAGAAGCGAGGCAAAGAATTTATGGGGTCAAGTTATAGCGACCCCTTATCAAGCTTCTCCTCTTTCCAGGAGTTTTCAGTTTCAAACCCCGAG GTCTATTGGAGAACTGTCCTAGATGAGATGAATATAACATTTTCTAAGCCTCCTAACTGTATCTTGCAAATAAATGATTCTCCAGAAAGCAAATTTTCAAGCCCGGGTGGCCAATGGCTTCCTGGAGCAGTGTTTAATCCGGCTAAAGATTGTTTATCTTTAAATGAGAACAGAAGTTTGGATGATGTAGCAATCATATGGCGTGATGAAGGATATGATGATCTGCCTTTGAAGAGATTGACACTTAGAGAATTGCGTGCTGAGGTTTG GTTAGTTGCACATGCTCTCAACTCAATAGGTTTTGAGAAAGGAACTGCAATAGCAATTGATATGCCAATGAATGTCAATGCTGTAGTCATCTATCTTGCTATAGTTCTTGCTGGTCATGTGGTTGTCTCCATAGCTGATAGTTTTGCTGCACGTGAAATATCCACAAGACTTGATATATCAAAAGCAAAAGCTATATTTACACAG GATCTTATTATTCGTGGGGATAAAAGTATACCCTTGTATAG CCGAGTTGTAGATGCTCAGGCACCTCTGGCAATCGTAATTCCGACCAATAGCACTGGTTTTAGCATGAAACTACGAGATGGTGATATTTCTTGGCATGCCTTTCTGGACAAAGTCAAAGATTTGAA AGGAGTGGAGTTTGATGCAGTGGAACAATCAGCGGaatcttttacaaatattcttttttcatcagGAACAACAG GAGAGCCAAAAGCAATTCCATGGACACTTGTAACACCTTTGAAAGCTGCAGCCGATGCATGGTGCCACATGGACATTCATAAAGGTGATGTTGTTGCTTGGCCCACTAATCTTGGGTGGATGATGGGTCCATGGTTAGTTTATGCTTCATTATTAAACAAGGCTTCCATGGCATTATACAATGGATCCCCACTTAGTTCTggatttgttaaatttatacaG GATGCTAAAACAACAATGCTTGGGGTGATTCCAAGTATTGTCCGTTCATGGAAAAGTACAAACTGCACATCAGGTTATGATTGGTCTTCCATCCG TTGTTTTGCCTCCACTGGAGAAGCATCTAGCGTAGATGAATACCTATGGCTAATGGGAAGAGCTTGCTATAAGCCTATCATCGAATATTGTGGTGGGACGGAGATTGGTGGTGGATTTGTTACAGGGTCAATGTTGCAGGCTCAGGCATTGGCGGCGTTTAGCACACCAGCTATGGGGTGCAGTCTCTTTATTCTTGGCGATGATGGTTCTCCTATT CCACAAAATATGCCAGGAATTGGCGAATTGGCGCTCGGACCTTTCATGTTTGGAGCTTCTAGCAGTCTCTTGAATGCTGACCATTATGATATCTATTTCAAGGGAATGCCCATTTGGAATGGAATG TTAATGAGAAGGCATGGAGATCTGTTTGAGCGTTCTCCTCGAGGATTTTATCGGGCACATGGTCGTGCAGATGATACAATGAATCTTGGAGGCATAAag GTGAGTTCGGTCGAGATTGAGCGAATCTGCAATACAGTCAACAACAGCATTCTTGAAACAGCTGCCATCGGGGTACCACCGCAGGGTGGTGGCCCCGAAAGGTTGGTGATTGCAATTGTGTTCAAGAATCCAAGCGAAACTAGCATAGATTTAGACAAGTTAAAGCAGTCTTTCAATTCAGCTATCCAGAAAAACCTCAATCCACTGTTCAGG GTTCATCGTGTGGTTCCGTACCCTTCCCTTCCAAGGACTGCAACAAATAAGGTTATGAGAAGGATATTGAGGCAGCAGCTTACACTTGAACACAAAACAAAGCTCTAA